From Mycobacterium lacus, one genomic window encodes:
- a CDS encoding prepilin peptidase, whose amino-acid sequence MWIGIAGLVSVWLAALSIYDLRQRRLPNALTLPGAVVILLVAACTGLCVPALAGAAALTGVYLLVHLVAPAAMGAGDVKLAIGLGGLTGCFGVEVWLLAALAAPLLTALCGVVARLIGGAATVPHGPSMCLATVGAVGLVFV is encoded by the coding sequence ATGTGGATTGGTATAGCCGGGCTGGTCTCGGTCTGGCTCGCGGCACTGAGCATCTACGACCTCCGGCAGCGCCGATTGCCCAACGCGCTGACGCTGCCCGGCGCTGTTGTGATCCTGCTGGTGGCCGCCTGCACCGGCCTTTGCGTGCCGGCACTGGCCGGCGCGGCCGCGCTGACCGGGGTGTACCTGCTGGTGCACCTGGTGGCGCCGGCGGCGATGGGAGCCGGCGACGTAAAGCTGGCCATCGGCCTGGGCGGGCTCACCGGGTGCTTCGGCGTCGAGGTGTGGCTGCTGGCGGCGCTGGCCGCGCCGCTGCTGACCGCGCTGTGCGGCGTGGTTGCCCGGTTAATCGGCGGCGCCGCCACGGTGCCGCACGGCCCGTCGATGTGCCTGGCCACGGTGGGTGCGGTGGGGCTGGTGTTCGTGTGA
- a CDS encoding IS607 family transposase gives MNLTEWARAQGVHPQTVYRWFREGTLPVPAVRVNERTVLVSPDAPAGSAPAAAFGLYARVSSHDQKSDLDRQVARLTAWAAEAGGTVVRVEAEVGSGMNGSRAKVRRLLADPKVTVVVVEHRDRLGRMNTELVEAALSAHGRRLVVLDAGEVDDDLVRDMVEVLTSFCARLYGRRGARNRALKAVGCAQRDIGPAALVGGRVDDAAHE, from the coding sequence GTGAATTTGACGGAGTGGGCGCGTGCTCAGGGTGTGCATCCACAGACGGTGTACCGGTGGTTTCGGGAGGGGACGTTGCCGGTTCCGGCGGTGCGGGTGAATGAGCGCACGGTGCTGGTGTCACCGGATGCGCCTGCAGGATCGGCGCCGGCGGCCGCGTTCGGTCTGTACGCGCGGGTGTCGTCGCATGATCAGAAGTCGGACTTGGATCGTCAGGTCGCTCGGCTGACAGCCTGGGCCGCTGAGGCGGGCGGGACGGTGGTGCGGGTGGAGGCCGAGGTCGGGTCCGGGATGAATGGGTCGCGGGCGAAAGTCAGGCGATTGTTGGCCGACCCGAAGGTGACCGTTGTGGTGGTCGAGCATCGGGATCGGCTGGGCCGGATGAACACTGAACTGGTGGAAGCGGCGCTTTCGGCGCACGGTCGCCGGCTGGTGGTGCTCGACGCCGGTGAGGTAGACGACGATCTGGTGCGCGACATGGTGGAGGTGCTGACCTCGTTCTGTGCGCGACTGTATGGCCGCCGCGGTGCGCGAAACCGTGCGCTCAAAGCGGTCGGCTGCGCGCAGCGCGATATCGGGCCGGCCGCGCTTGTCGGTGGCCGGGTGGATGATGCGGCACATGAGTGA
- a CDS encoding secondary thiamine-phosphate synthase enzyme YjbQ produces the protein MLDVDTARRRIVDLTDAVRAFCATHGDGLCNVFVPHATAGVAIIETGAGSDEDLVDALERLLPRDDRYRHAHGSHGHGADHVLPAIVAPSVTVPVAGGEPLLGTWQSVVLVDLNRDNPRRLVRLSFVAG, from the coding sequence GTGCTGGACGTGGACACCGCGCGTCGCCGCATCGTCGATCTCACCGATGCGGTGCGCGCGTTCTGCGCGACGCACGGTGACGGCCTGTGCAACGTGTTCGTCCCGCACGCGACGGCGGGGGTCGCGATCATCGAGACCGGCGCCGGTTCCGACGAGGACCTTGTCGACGCCCTGGAGCGGCTGTTGCCGCGCGACGACCGCTACCGGCACGCGCACGGCTCCCACGGTCACGGTGCCGATCATGTGTTGCCGGCCATCGTCGCGCCGTCGGTGACGGTGCCGGTCGCCGGCGGCGAACCGCTGCTGGGCACCTGGCAAAGCGTCGTTCTGGTCGACCTCAACCGGGATAATCCGCGGCGGTTGGTGCGTTTGAGTTTCGTAGCGGGTTAA
- a CDS encoding replication-associated recombination protein A, which translates to MPEAVSDGLFDLPGAPKTGPDLGVSAAAPLAVRMRPASLDEVVGQDHLLAPGSPLRRLVEGSGVASVILYGPPGSGKTTLAALISRATGRRFEALSALSAGVKEVRAVIDIARQALLAREQTVLFIDEVHRFSKTQQDALLSAVENRVVLLVAATTENPSFSVVAPLLSRSLILQLRPLTADDVRTVVQRAIVDPRGLGGRVEVKPEAVDLLVQLAAGDARRALTALEVASEAGEHVSVETIEQSLDRAAVRYDRDGDQHYDVISAFIKSVRGSDVDAALHYLARMLVAGEDPRFIARRLMILASEDIGMADPTALQTAVAAAQTVQLIGMPEAQLTLAHATVHLATAPKSNAVTTALGAAMADIKAGKAGLVPAHLRDGHYSGAAALGHARGYKYSHDDPDGVVAQQYPPDELVDVDYYRPTGRGGEREIVGRLERLRAIIRKKRGRQ; encoded by the coding sequence ATGCCTGAAGCCGTGTCCGACGGTCTGTTCGACCTGCCCGGCGCACCGAAGACCGGCCCTGATCTGGGCGTGTCCGCGGCGGCACCGCTGGCGGTGCGGATGCGTCCGGCATCGCTGGACGAAGTGGTAGGGCAGGATCACCTGCTGGCACCCGGTTCTCCGCTGCGCCGCCTGGTCGAGGGCTCGGGCGTGGCGTCGGTCATCCTCTACGGCCCACCCGGAAGCGGCAAGACGACGCTGGCCGCGCTGATCTCGCGGGCGACCGGCCGCCGTTTCGAGGCGCTATCGGCATTGTCGGCCGGCGTCAAGGAAGTTCGCGCGGTGATAGACATCGCGAGGCAAGCGCTCCTCGCGCGTGAGCAGACGGTGCTGTTCATCGACGAAGTGCACCGGTTTTCCAAGACCCAACAGGACGCCCTGCTTTCGGCGGTGGAGAACCGGGTGGTGTTGCTGGTGGCGGCCACCACCGAGAACCCGTCCTTTTCGGTGGTGGCCCCACTGTTGTCGCGATCGTTGATCCTGCAGCTGCGGCCGCTGACGGCCGACGACGTCCGCACGGTGGTGCAGCGCGCCATCGTTGACCCCCGCGGCCTGGGCGGGCGGGTCGAGGTGAAACCGGAGGCCGTCGACCTGCTGGTGCAATTGGCGGCCGGCGACGCCCGCCGGGCCCTGACCGCGCTGGAGGTTGCGTCCGAAGCCGGCGAACACGTCAGCGTCGAGACCATCGAGCAGTCCCTGGACAGGGCCGCGGTCCGCTACGACCGCGACGGCGACCAGCACTACGACGTCATCAGCGCGTTCATCAAATCGGTGCGCGGCTCCGACGTCGACGCCGCGCTGCATTACCTGGCCCGCATGCTCGTCGCCGGCGAGGATCCGCGGTTCATCGCGCGCCGGCTGATGATCCTGGCCAGCGAGGACATCGGCATGGCCGATCCCACCGCGCTGCAGACCGCCGTCGCCGCCGCCCAGACCGTACAGCTGATCGGCATGCCCGAGGCTCAGCTGACGCTGGCGCATGCCACCGTCCACCTGGCCACCGCGCCGAAGTCGAACGCCGTCACGACGGCCCTCGGCGCGGCGATGGCCGACATCAAGGCGGGCAAGGCCGGGCTGGTGCCGGCTCACCTGCGCGACGGGCACTATTCGGGTGCCGCGGCGCTGGGCCACGCGCGGGGCTACAAGTACTCCCACGACGACCCGGATGGCGTTGTGGCGCAACAGTATCCGCCGGATGAGCTGGTAGACGTGGACTACTACCGGCCCACCGGTCGCGGCGGCGAGCGGGAGATCGTCGGACGGCTGGAACGGCTGCGGGCCATCATCCGCAAGAAACGGGGACGACAGTGA
- a CDS encoding endolytic transglycosylase MltG, giving the protein MVDGGRRRRAEPEAVGPARHRMSRIDRARQRRAQRRRRRRRFAARAALGLLGVAVVAAVFVGARLWPTVFGHGEDYTGNGKRDIVIQVHDGDSTTAVGETLHNQGVVKTVRAFVDAAHGNEVISSIQPGFYRMRTEIPAAAAVARLSDPNNRVGKLVIPEGRQLDDTTDMKTNKVNPGIFSLISRATCVDLDGNRRCVSVDDLRKVASTSTPATLAVPPWAVEPVTELANDHRRIEGLIAPGTFNVDPSASAQSILANLIRAGAVEYMKSGLVDTAQSMGVSPYDILVVASLVQQEANPQDFPKVAQVIYNRLHEHRTLEFDSTVNYPLDRREVATSDADRAQRTPWNTYVAHGLPATAICSPGVDALRAAEHPEPGDWLYFVTIDAQGTTLFTRDYQQHLANIELAKHNGVLDSAR; this is encoded by the coding sequence ATGGTTGACGGCGGGCGGCGCCGACGGGCCGAGCCTGAGGCCGTCGGGCCGGCCCGGCACCGGATGAGCCGCATCGATCGGGCCAGGCAGCGCCGGGCACAACGGCGCCGTCGGCGGCGGCGCTTCGCGGCCCGGGCGGCACTCGGGCTGCTCGGCGTGGCCGTGGTGGCGGCCGTCTTCGTGGGCGCCAGACTCTGGCCGACGGTGTTCGGGCACGGTGAGGACTACACGGGCAACGGCAAGCGCGACATCGTGATTCAGGTGCACGACGGCGACTCGACCACCGCGGTCGGGGAGACCCTGCACAACCAGGGGGTGGTCAAGACCGTGCGGGCGTTCGTCGACGCCGCGCATGGCAACGAGGTGATCTCGTCCATCCAACCCGGCTTCTACCGGATGCGAACCGAAATCCCGGCGGCCGCCGCGGTCGCGCGGCTGTCCGACCCGAACAACCGGGTGGGAAAGCTGGTCATCCCGGAAGGGCGTCAGCTCGACGACACCACCGACATGAAGACCAACAAGGTGAATCCCGGCATATTCTCCCTGATATCGCGGGCCACCTGTGTGGATCTCGACGGCAACCGGCGTTGCGTTTCGGTCGACGACCTGCGCAAGGTGGCGAGCACCAGCACCCCCGCGACGTTGGCGGTGCCGCCCTGGGCGGTTGAGCCGGTGACCGAGCTGGCCAACGACCACCGCCGGATCGAGGGCCTCATCGCACCGGGGACGTTCAACGTCGATCCGTCGGCGTCGGCGCAGAGCATCCTGGCGAACCTGATCCGCGCCGGCGCGGTCGAGTACATGAAGTCCGGGTTGGTGGACACCGCGCAATCCATGGGCGTCTCGCCCTACGACATCCTGGTGGTGGCGTCGCTGGTCCAGCAGGAAGCCAACCCGCAGGACTTCCCGAAGGTGGCGCAGGTGATCTACAACCGCCTGCACGAGCACCGCACGCTGGAGTTCGATTCGACCGTGAACTATCCGCTGGACCGCCGGGAGGTGGCCACCAGCGACGCCGATCGGGCCCAGCGGACGCCCTGGAACACCTACGTCGCCCATGGGCTGCCGGCCACCGCGATCTGCTCGCCCGGGGTCGACGCGCTGCGCGCCGCCGAGCATCCCGAGCCGGGGGACTGGCTGTACTTCGTCACCATCGACGCCCAGGGGACGACGCTGTTCACCAGGGACTATCAGCAGCATCTGGCCAATATCGAGCTGGCCAAGCACAACGGTGTCCTCGACTCCGCGCGGTAG
- a CDS encoding shikimate kinase, translated as MAPKAVLVGLPGSGKSTIGRRLSKALGVSLLDTDVAIEQQTGRSIADIFATDGETEFRRIEERVVRAALADHDGILSLGGGAVTSPGVRAALAGHTVIYLEISAAEGVRRTGGNTVRPLLAGPDRAEKYRALMSKRVPLYRRVATMRVDTNRRNPGAVVRYIVSRLQTPTPAQAAK; from the coding sequence ATGGCACCCAAAGCCGTACTCGTCGGCCTGCCGGGCTCCGGCAAGTCCACCATCGGCCGCAGGCTGTCCAAGGCGCTCGGGGTCAGCCTGCTCGACACCGACGTGGCGATCGAGCAGCAGACCGGACGCAGCATCGCCGATATCTTCGCCACCGACGGGGAAACGGAGTTCCGCCGCATCGAGGAGCGCGTGGTGCGGGCGGCATTGGCCGACCACGACGGCATCCTGTCGCTCGGTGGTGGCGCGGTCACCAGCCCCGGGGTGCGCGCGGCGCTGGCCGGCCACACCGTCATCTACCTGGAAATCAGTGCGGCAGAGGGGGTGCGCCGCACCGGCGGCAACACCGTGCGGCCGCTGCTGGCCGGCCCCGACCGCGCCGAGAAATACCGCGCTTTGATGTCCAAACGGGTGCCGCTGTACCGGCGGGTGGCGACCATGCGGGTCGACACCAACCGCCGCAACCCGGGGGCGGTGGTGCGCTACATCGTGTCGCGGCTGCAGACCCCCACCCCCGCCCAGGCCGCCAAATGA
- the ruvX gene encoding Holliday junction resolvase RuvX: protein MDPKQRGPRRGRSLGIDVGKVRIGVASSDPDGILATPLETVRRDRSGKHLRRLAALASDMEAVEVIVGLPRTLADRIGPSAQDAIELAEALAERIAPTPVRLADERLTTVSAQRSLRAAGVRAKEQRAVIDQAAAVAILQGWLDQRRAAAARGATDG from the coding sequence GTGGATCCGAAACAGCGGGGACCTAGACGCGGAAGAAGCCTCGGCATCGACGTCGGCAAGGTGCGCATCGGGGTGGCGTCCAGCGATCCGGACGGCATCCTCGCCACCCCGCTGGAAACCGTGCGACGCGACCGGTCCGGCAAGCATCTGCGCAGGCTGGCCGCGTTGGCCTCCGACATGGAGGCCGTCGAGGTGATCGTCGGACTGCCGCGCACCCTGGCCGACCGCATCGGCCCGTCGGCGCAAGACGCGATCGAGCTGGCCGAGGCGCTGGCAGAGCGGATTGCTCCCACACCGGTCCGGCTTGCCGACGAGCGGCTGACCACCGTGAGCGCGCAGCGATCGCTGCGCGCGGCGGGTGTGCGGGCCAAGGAGCAACGCGCGGTGATCGACCAGGCCGCGGCGGTGGCGATCCTGCAGGGCTGGCTCGATCAGCGCCGCGCGGCGGCGGCTCGAGGGGCCACCGATGGTTGA
- the alaS gene encoding alanine--tRNA ligase, giving the protein MQTHEIRKRFLDHFVKAGHTEVPSASVILDDPNLLFVNAGMVQFVPFFLGQRTPPYATATSIQKCIRTPDIDEVGVTTRHNTFFQMAGNFSFGDYFKRGAIELAWTLLTNSLEDGGYGLDPERIWTTVYFDDDEAVRLWQEIAGLPADRIQRRGMADNYWSMGIPGPCGPSSEIYYDRGEEFGVGGGPIANEDRYVELWNLVFMQSERGEGTGKTDFEILGPLPRKNIDTGMGVERVAFVLQGVHNVYETDLLRPVIDTVAAAAPRPYDVGNHEDDVRYRVIADHSRTAAILIGDGVSPGNDGRGYVLRRLLRRVIRSAKLLGIEGPIVGDLMATVRDAMGPSYPELVADFDRIRRIAVAEETAFNRTLASGSKLFEEVAGATKAAGATVVSGSDAFTLHDTYGFPIELTLEMAAEAGLQVDELGFRELMAAQRRRAKADAAARKHAHADLSAYRELVDAGPTEFTGFDELTSEARILGIFVDGKRVPVVAHGTDGADRVELVLDRTPLYAESGGQIADEGTISGTGAGGSARAAVTDVQKIAKTLHVHRVNVESGEFVEGDTVVAAVNPQWRRGATQGHSGTHMVHAALRQVLGPNAVQAGSLNRPGYLRFDFNWQGPLTEDQRTRIEEVTNEAVQADFEVHTFTEQLDRAKAMGAMALFGESYPDQVRVVEMGGPFSLELCGGTHVSNTAQIGPVTILGESSIGSGVRRVEAYVGLDSFRHLAKERALMAGLASSLKVPSDEVPARVANLVERLRAAEKELERARLASARAAAVNAAAGAQHIGNVRVVAQRMAGGMTAADLRSLVGDIRGKLGSDPAVVALISSSSEGKTVPYAVAANPAAQDLGIRADDLIKQLSAALDGRGGGKADLAQGSGKDPTGIDAALDAVRSEIAVIARVG; this is encoded by the coding sequence GTGCAAACACACGAGATCAGGAAGCGGTTCCTTGATCATTTCGTGAAGGCGGGCCACACCGAGGTGCCGAGCGCCTCGGTGATCCTCGACGACCCCAACCTGTTGTTCGTCAACGCCGGCATGGTCCAGTTCGTCCCGTTCTTCCTGGGCCAGCGCACGCCGCCGTACGCGACGGCCACCAGTATCCAGAAGTGCATCCGGACCCCCGACATCGACGAGGTGGGTGTCACCACCCGGCACAACACCTTCTTCCAGATGGCCGGCAACTTCTCCTTCGGCGACTACTTCAAGCGCGGGGCCATCGAGCTGGCGTGGACCCTGCTGACCAACAGCCTCGAGGACGGCGGCTACGGCCTGGACCCCGAAAGAATCTGGACGACGGTCTATTTCGACGACGACGAGGCCGTGCGGCTGTGGCAGGAGATCGCCGGCCTGCCGGCCGACCGGATCCAGCGCCGCGGCATGGCAGACAACTACTGGTCGATGGGCATCCCCGGGCCGTGCGGGCCGTCATCGGAGATCTACTACGACCGCGGGGAAGAGTTCGGCGTGGGCGGCGGCCCGATAGCCAACGAGGACCGCTACGTCGAGCTGTGGAACCTGGTGTTCATGCAGAGCGAACGCGGCGAGGGCACCGGCAAGACCGACTTCGAGATCCTTGGGCCGTTGCCGCGCAAGAACATCGACACCGGCATGGGCGTCGAACGGGTCGCGTTCGTGCTCCAGGGCGTGCACAACGTCTACGAAACCGACCTGCTCAGGCCGGTCATCGACACCGTGGCAGCCGCCGCCCCGCGCCCGTATGACGTCGGCAACCACGAAGACGACGTCCGCTACCGCGTCATTGCCGACCACAGCCGCACGGCGGCGATCCTGATCGGCGACGGCGTCAGCCCCGGCAACGACGGACGCGGTTACGTGCTGCGCCGGCTGCTGCGCCGGGTGATCCGCTCGGCCAAGCTGCTGGGCATCGAGGGCCCGATCGTGGGTGACCTGATGGCCACGGTGCGTGACGCGATGGGCCCGTCGTATCCCGAACTCGTCGCCGATTTCGACCGGATCAGGCGCATCGCGGTTGCCGAGGAGACCGCGTTTAACCGCACGCTGGCGTCGGGTTCGAAGCTGTTCGAGGAGGTGGCCGGGGCCACCAAGGCGGCGGGCGCCACGGTGGTTTCCGGTTCGGACGCCTTCACCCTGCACGACACCTACGGCTTCCCGATCGAGCTCACGCTCGAGATGGCCGCGGAGGCCGGCCTGCAGGTCGACGAACTCGGCTTCCGGGAGCTGATGGCCGCGCAGCGCCGTCGCGCCAAGGCCGACGCCGCCGCGCGCAAGCACGCACACGCCGACCTGAGCGCATACCGCGAGCTGGTCGACGCCGGCCCCACCGAGTTCACCGGTTTCGACGAGTTGACCTCCGAGGCAAGGATTTTGGGCATCTTCGTCGACGGCAAGCGGGTCCCGGTGGTCGCGCACGGTACCGACGGAGCCGACCGTGTCGAGCTTGTGCTGGACCGCACCCCGCTCTACGCCGAGTCGGGCGGGCAGATCGCCGACGAGGGCACCATCAGCGGGACCGGCGCCGGCGGGAGCGCGCGGGCGGCGGTCACCGACGTGCAGAAGATCGCCAAAACCCTCCACGTGCACCGGGTCAACGTGGAGTCCGGGGAATTCGTCGAGGGCGACACCGTGGTCGCGGCGGTGAACCCGCAGTGGCGCCGGGGCGCCACGCAAGGGCACTCGGGCACTCACATGGTGCACGCTGCGTTGCGACAAGTGTTGGGGCCCAACGCGGTTCAGGCCGGGTCGCTGAACCGGCCGGGCTATCTGCGGTTCGACTTCAACTGGCAGGGGCCGCTGACCGAGGACCAGCGCACCCGGATCGAGGAGGTGACCAACGAGGCGGTACAGGCCGACTTCGAGGTGCACACCTTCACCGAGCAGCTCGACAGGGCCAAGGCGATGGGCGCGATGGCGCTGTTCGGCGAGAGCTACCCCGACCAGGTGCGGGTGGTGGAGATGGGCGGACCCTTCTCCCTGGAGCTGTGCGGCGGCACCCATGTGAGTAACACGGCGCAGATCGGCCCGGTGACGATCCTGGGCGAATCGTCGATCGGCTCCGGGGTGCGCCGGGTGGAGGCCTACGTCGGGCTGGACTCGTTCCGTCACCTGGCCAAGGAACGCGCGCTGATGGCCGGGCTGGCGTCATCGCTGAAGGTGCCGTCCGACGAGGTGCCCGCGCGGGTGGCCAATCTGGTGGAGCGCCTGCGGGCCGCGGAGAAGGAACTCGAACGCGCCCGGCTGGCGAGCGCTCGGGCGGCCGCGGTGAACGCCGCCGCGGGAGCGCAGCACATCGGTAACGTCCGCGTGGTGGCGCAGCGAATGGCGGGCGGGATGACGGCCGCCGACCTGCGGTCGCTGGTCGGCGACATTCGCGGCAAGCTCGGTAGCGATCCCGCGGTGGTCGCGCTGATCTCGTCGAGTTCGGAAGGCAAAACCGTGCCGTACGCGGTCGCGGCCAATCCGGCCGCCCAGGATCTCGGGATTCGCGCCGACGACCTGATCAAGCAGCTTTCCGCGGCTCTCGACGGCCGGGGCGGTGGCAAGGCGGACCTGGCGCAGGGATCGGGAAAGGATCCGACGGGTATCGACGCCGCGCTCGATGCGGTCCGCTCCGAGATCGCCGTGATAGCGCGGGTCGGTTGA
- a CDS encoding putative quinol monooxygenase, with translation MYARSTTIQANPTDIDAGIAHVRDVVLPALQQVDGCVGVSLLVDRQSGRCIATSAWESEEAMRASADRVRPIRDRAAEMFGGTPTVEEWELGVLHRDHPSREGACARATWVKGDPALADQNIEYYKTSVLPELEALEGFCSASLMIDRASGRAVSCAAFDSREAMERNREQSGALKRAKIQEAGVEELDECEFDLALAHLRAPELV, from the coding sequence GTGTACGCACGCTCTACCACGATTCAGGCGAATCCCACGGACATCGATGCGGGGATTGCACACGTTCGCGATGTCGTCCTGCCCGCACTTCAGCAAGTTGACGGGTGTGTGGGCGTATCGCTGCTGGTCGACCGGCAATCGGGCAGGTGTATCGCCACCAGCGCCTGGGAATCCGAGGAGGCGATGCGCGCAAGCGCCGACCGGGTTCGGCCGATACGGGACCGGGCCGCGGAGATGTTCGGGGGCACGCCAACCGTCGAAGAGTGGGAGCTCGGGGTGCTGCACCGCGACCACCCGTCACGCGAGGGCGCATGCGCGCGGGCCACATGGGTCAAGGGCGACCCGGCTCTGGCGGACCAGAACATCGAGTACTACAAGACGTCCGTGCTGCCTGAGTTGGAAGCCCTCGAGGGATTCTGCAGCGCCAGCCTGATGATCGACCGTGCGTCGGGTCGCGCCGTGTCCTGCGCGGCGTTCGACAGCCGCGAAGCGATGGAGCGGAACAGGGAGCAATCGGGCGCGCTCAAGCGGGCGAAAATCCAGGAAGCGGGCGTCGAGGAACTCGACGAGTGCGAGTTTGACCTGGCCCTCGCTCACCTGCGGGCACCCGAGCTGGTCTGA
- the aroC gene encoding chorismate synthase has product MLRWITAGESHGRALVAVVEGMVAGVHVTSADISAQLARRRLGYGRGARMAFERDAVTVLSGIRHGVTLGGPIAVEIGNTEWPKWETVMAADPVDPAELEHSARNAPLTRPRPGHADYAGMLKYGFDDARPVLERASARETAARVAAGTIARHFLKQALGVEVLSHVIAIGPSAPYDGPPPQPEDLPKIDASPVRAFDKAAEQAMIAEIEAAKKDGDTLGGVVEVVAMGLPVGLGSFTSGDNRLDSQLAAAVMGVQAIKGVEIGDGFETARRRGSRAHDEMYPGPDGVVRSTNRAGGLEGGMTNGQPLRVRAAMKPISTVPRALATVDMATGDQAVAIHQRSDVCAVPAAGVVVETMVALVLARAALEKFGGDSLAETRRNIEAYQRAVAARETPAGRGTA; this is encoded by the coding sequence GTGTTGCGCTGGATCACCGCCGGGGAGTCGCACGGGCGTGCGCTGGTGGCCGTGGTCGAAGGCATGGTCGCCGGCGTGCACGTCACCTCCGCCGACATCTCCGCTCAGCTGGCCCGCCGCCGGCTGGGCTACGGCCGCGGCGCCCGCATGGCGTTCGAGCGCGACGCGGTGACGGTGCTGTCCGGGATACGCCACGGCGTCACGCTGGGCGGGCCCATCGCCGTCGAGATCGGCAACACCGAGTGGCCCAAGTGGGAGACCGTGATGGCCGCCGACCCGGTCGACCCGGCCGAGCTCGAACATTCAGCGCGCAATGCCCCGCTCACCCGGCCGCGACCGGGCCACGCCGACTACGCGGGCATGCTCAAATACGGGTTCGACGACGCCCGGCCCGTGCTGGAGCGGGCCAGCGCCCGCGAGACCGCCGCGCGCGTCGCCGCCGGAACCATCGCGCGGCACTTCCTCAAGCAGGCGCTGGGCGTCGAGGTGCTCTCCCACGTCATCGCGATCGGCCCCTCGGCCCCCTACGACGGTCCACCGCCACAACCCGAGGACCTCCCCAAAATCGACGCCAGCCCCGTTCGCGCCTTCGACAAGGCCGCCGAACAAGCCATGATCGCCGAGATCGAGGCGGCCAAGAAGGACGGCGACACGCTGGGCGGCGTCGTCGAGGTCGTGGCGATGGGCCTGCCGGTGGGGCTGGGCTCCTTCACCAGCGGCGACAACCGGCTCGACAGCCAGCTGGCCGCCGCCGTCATGGGCGTCCAGGCGATCAAGGGTGTGGAGATCGGCGACGGTTTCGAGACGGCGCGCCGCCGCGGCAGCCGCGCCCACGACGAGATGTACCCCGGGCCCGACGGCGTGGTGCGCTCGACGAACCGGGCCGGAGGTCTCGAAGGCGGCATGACCAACGGGCAGCCGCTGCGGGTGCGCGCGGCGATGAAGCCGATCTCCACCGTGCCTCGCGCGCTGGCCACCGTCGACATGGCGACCGGTGACCAGGCCGTCGCCATCCACCAGCGCTCCGACGTGTGCGCGGTGCCGGCCGCCGGGGTCGTGGTCGAGACGATGGTGGCCCTGGTGCTGGCCCGCGCGGCGCTGGAGAAGTTCGGCGGCGATTCGCTGGCCGAGACCCGCCGCAACATCGAGGCCTATCAGCGCGCGGTCGCCGCCCGGGAAACGCCGGCGGGCCGGGGCACCGCATAA
- a CDS encoding shikimate dehydrogenase, with the protein MSSTPRGRKAAVLGSPIAHSRSPQLHLAAYRALGLDDWTYERIECGAEELPAVVGGFGPEWVGASVTMPGKFAALRFADERTPRAELVGSANTLVRTPDGWRADNTDIDGVTGALGVVSGRAVVLGSGGTAPAAVVGLAELGVAGITVVARNPEKAARLVDLGTRVGVATRFCGLDSPGLADEVAAGAVLISTIPADVASRYAGIFAGIPVLLDAIYDPWPTPLAAAVTATGGRVVSGLQMLLHQAFAQVEQFTGLPAPRAAMVAALD; encoded by the coding sequence GTGTCCTCGACTCCGCGCGGTAGAAAGGCGGCCGTCCTGGGCTCGCCGATCGCGCATTCCCGTTCCCCGCAACTGCACCTGGCGGCCTACCGCGCACTGGGCCTGGATGACTGGACCTACGAACGCATCGAATGCGGCGCCGAGGAGCTGCCGGCCGTGGTCGGCGGGTTCGGGCCGGAGTGGGTCGGCGCGTCGGTGACCATGCCGGGCAAGTTCGCCGCCCTGCGGTTCGCCGACGAGCGGACCCCGCGCGCCGAACTGGTCGGGTCGGCCAACACCCTGGTGCGCACCCCGGATGGGTGGCGGGCCGACAACACCGACATCGACGGCGTGACCGGGGCCCTCGGTGTGGTTTCGGGACGCGCGGTGGTGCTCGGGTCGGGCGGCACCGCGCCGGCGGCGGTCGTCGGGCTGGCCGAACTCGGCGTCGCCGGGATCACCGTGGTGGCCCGCAACCCGGAGAAGGCGGCTCGATTGGTGGACCTCGGAACCCGAGTGGGGGTGGCGACGCGGTTCTGCGGTCTCGATAGCCCCGGGCTGGCGGACGAGGTGGCGGCCGGGGCGGTGTTGATCAGCACGATCCCCGCCGACGTGGCGTCTCGGTATGCCGGCATCTTCGCCGGGATCCCGGTGCTGCTGGACGCCATCTACGACCCCTGGCCCACCCCGCTGGCCGCCGCCGTGACCGCGACCGGAGGCCGGGTGGTCAGCGGCCTGCAGATGCTGCTGCACCAGGCGTTTGCGCAAGTCGAACAATTCACAGGGCTACCCGCTCCGCGAGCGGCGATGGTGGCGGCATTGGATTAG